Below is a window of Nocardia asteroides DNA.
GAACGAGGCCAGGGCCAGCGGCAGCTCGGTCAGCGTCTCGAACGAGGTGCCCTTGGAGCCGTCGCCGATCGCCAGCATGCCCGTGGTCGGGCCCGCCGTGGCCAGGGCGCGCAGCCCGGGTTCGGTGCCGTCGAAGTCGAAGGTGAAGTGCGCACCGGTGCAGGTCTTCTCGTAGGTCTGGGCCGCCCGGCGGATCATTGGCGCCATGGCGGTGGAGCCGACGATCGTCAGCGAGCCCGCGGCGCAGTCGCGCGGCGGTGGATCGCCGCGGAGCACGGTGGCCAGCAACTGCACCATCACCACCAGGGCGAGGAACACGCTCAGGCCCAGCAGCGCGGGTTCGCGCCGCGAGCGGCTGGTGGTCTCGACGAATCGGCCGCCTTTGAGGCTGCCCGCCTGGCGGACCACCTTCTCCGCGTTGACGTCCTGCGGATCCGGCGCCGGGCCGGTGAGCACCGCCAGCACCTTGTAGTGCTCGCCGCGTTCGAGCCGCTCGCTCGGCAGCACGATCCGCGCCACGTTGTCGGTGCCCGTGCTCGGCGCCAAGTCCCGCAGCGCCTCGCTGTGCGTCGGCACCGATTGCCCGGTGCGGGTGACCCGCTCGGTCACCTCCAGCGCGCGAATGGTGTGGTGGGGGAACAGCAGGCGCGGGCTCTCGGCGGCGGCGTAGTCGTCGTCCTCGATCACCGTGGAGCCGTAGTTCTCGATCCGGATCAGCACCACCGATACCGGATCGGTGGCGTCCGGTGCCGCGGCGCCGTTGGCGTCGGTGAGCTGGATCCGGCTGGCCGGAGTGTTCATCTGCACGCGATAGCCGAGGCGTTTGCGCCCGACGAAGACGAACTCGCGCAGGAACGCCGCCGTGGCCACGAGCAGGCCCAGCGTCGACAGCACGATCTCGACCGGGAACTCCCCCATCGACTCCCCCTGACCCCGGATACCTGTCTCCGACTGTCTATCAGGCGGATCCGCGCGTGCGGCGCCCGACGCCGGGTGTTCGGCGAGTCTTCACCCGGTGGTCGTCGCGCACCAGGCCAGCAGCTCGTCCACCGGCCAGGTGTTGATCACCCGCTCGGCGGGCACGGCGTGGGCGACGGCGCGCTCGCATCCGTAACCCTGCCAGTCCAATTGGCCCGGGGCGTGGGCGTCGGTGTCGATGCTGAAGTGGCAGCCCATCTCGACGGCGAGCGCGAGCAGGCGCCCGGGTGGGTCACGGCGTTCGGGGCGGCAGTTGATCTCGACGGCGGTGCCGTAGGTGCGGCAGGCCTCGAAGACGACCTCGGCGTCGAAGGTCGACTCGGGCCGGGTGCCGCGGCCGCCCGTGACCAGTCGCCCGGTGCAGTGACCGAGCACGTCGACATTCGGGTCGGCGACCGCGTACACCATGCGCTTGGTCATGGTGGCACTGTCGGCACGCAGGTGCGAGTGCACGCTGGCCACCACCACGTCGAGGCGTTCGAGCAGGTCGGCACGCTGGTCGAGGCCGCCGTCGTCGAGGATGTCGACCTCGATGCCGGTGAGAATCCGGAAGGGCGCCAGCTGTTCCCGGAGTTCGTCGATCACGTCGAGCTGGCGCAGCAGCCGGTCGGCGGATAGGCCGTTGGCCACCTTCAGGCGGGGCGAGTGGTCGGTCAGCGCGCAGTACTCGTGCCCCAGCGCCGCGGCCACGCCCATCATCTCGGCGATGGGGCTGCCACCGTCGGACCAGTCCGAGTGGGTGTGCAGATCACCGCGCAGCAGCGTCCGCAGCGCCGCGCCGTCAGGACCGATGGGCTTGGCCGCGCCGCGCAGTTCGGTCAGATAGTCGGGAACCGTTCCGGCCCATGCCTGTTCGATGACGGCCGCGGTCTTGGGACCGATGCCGGGCAGCTCGCGCCAGCTGTGCTCGCGCGCCCTGGCGGCCTGCTCGGCCTCGGTCAGTCCCGCGACGACGTCGGCGGCCCGGCGGTACGCCTTCACCCGGTGGGTCTCCGCGCGGGAGCGTTCGAGCCAGAACGCGATCTCGCGCAGTGCGGCCACCGGACCGGGCCCCGCCGCCGTCGCCATGGCGGCTACTTGATCCGACCGTATTTGAGGAACGCGACGCCGTCGGCGTACACGCGGCTGGTGATCACCCGGAACCGTTCCGGCGCGGGCAGTTTCGCGCCACCGCCGAACAGCGGGCGGCCGGTCCCCAGGACCACCGGATGCAGTTTGAGGAACACCTGGTCGATCTCGGGCAGCAGGGTCTGGGCCAGCTCCCCGCCGCCGCACAGCCAGATCCCGAGCCCGGGTTCACGTTTCAGCGCGCGCACGGCCCCGAGCGGGTCGTCCGCGATCAGCTCGACACCGGGCGCCGGCGCCTCGGGCAGTGTCGTGGACACCACGAACTGGCGCAGGTGCTCGTAGGGGCTGGCGGTCCCGGTGCGCACGCCGAAGTCGTGGGTCTTGCGGCCCATGACGACGGTGTCGAAGTACAGGTTGCCCGCCGCGATGCCGCGCGATTCGCGCACCTTGGTGGGCAGGGTCTCCGGATACTGCGAGATGATCGCGGGCATGTGGTCGCCGCCGACCGGGAAGAAGTCCAGGGTCCCGTCCTCGGCGGCGATGAAACCGTCGATCGTCGATGCCACGAAATAGGTCAGCTTGCGCATAACGTCCTCCTGCACGGACCCGGTCCGAAACGACCTGTCAGGAGAAACGGTAGCGCGCCCGGATCAGCGGCGACGCGGCTTCCGCTGACACTTCGGGCAGGAAAACGACGATCGATTCATGAATTGCTCGCGGATCAGCAGCGAGCCGCACCGGTCGCACGGCTCGTTCTCGCGTCCGTAAGCGGCCAGTGACCGGGAGAAATAGCCGGATTCACCGTTCACGTTCACATACAGCGCGTCGAAGGACGTGCCGCCGACGGCCAGCGCTTCGGTCATGACCGCGGTGACGCCGTCGAGCAGGGTCCGCACCACGGGGCGGGTCAGCTCGGCCGCGACCCGCGTGCCGTGCAGGCCGGCCCGCCACAGCGCCTCGTCCGCGTAGATGTTGCCGATGCCCGACACCACCGTCTGATCGAGCAGCACGCGCTTGATCTCGGTGTTCTTGGCCCGCACCGCCGCGACCACGGCTTCGCGGTCGAAGCGCGGGTCCAGCGGGTCACGAGCGATGTGGGCGACCACGTCGGGCACCACGGTGCCGTCGATCTCGACGAGCTCGGCCAGCGCCCAGCCGCCGAAGGTGCGCTGGTCCACGAAGCGCAGCTCGGTGCCGTCACCGAGGGCGGCGCGGATGTGGGCGTGCTTCTCGACCGGCGCGCCCGCGGGCTGCACCAGCATCTGGCCGCTCATGCCGAGATGGACGACCAGGGCGGTACCGGGCTCGTCGAAGGTGAGCCAGAGGTATTTGCCGCGCCGCCGCGCGGCCTCGATCGTGCGCCCGGTCAGCCGGGCGGCCAGATCGGCGCCGCCGCCGAGATGCCTGCGGACAGCCCGGGGATGGGTGACGGTGACGGTGTCGACGACGCGGCCGACCGCGTGCTCGGCCAGACCGCGCCGGACCACCTCGACTTCGGGCAGTTCGGGCAACGGTCAGGCTTCGGCTTCGGTGGCGGATTCGTCGGTGAGTGCCTGGTAGGCGGCGCCGGCGGCCTTCTGCTCGGCTTCCTTCTTGGAGCGCCCGACACCCGAACCGTAGGGCCGACCGGCGATCACCGTGGTGGCGGTGAACTCCTTGTTGTGGTCGGGACCGGTCGAGGTGATCTCGTAGCTGGGCACACCGAGACCGCGTTCGGCGGTGAGCTCCTGCAGGCTGGTCTTCCAGTCGAGGCCGGCGCCCATGCGGGGGCCGCGCTCGAGGAGTTCGGCGAACAGGCGCAGCACGACGCCACGGGCCACTTCGATGCCGTGCTCGAGATGGACGGCGCCGAGCAGGGACTCCATGCCGTCGGCGAGGATGCTCGGCTTGTCGCGGCCGCCGGTGAGCTCTTCGCCCTTACCGAGCAGCAGATACTGACCGAGGCCGCCGTTGCCGAGGCCACGGGCCACCTCGGCGAGCGCGTGCATGTTCACCACACTGGCGCGCAGCTTCGCGAGCTCACCCTCGGACTTGTCCGGGTGCTCGGTGTAGAGGCGCTCGGTGATGCTGAGGCCGAGCACCGAGTCGCCGAGGAACTCGAGGCGCTCGTTGGTCGGCAGACCGCCGTTCTCGTACGCGTACGACCGGTGCGTCAGCGCGAGGCGCAGCAGCTCCGGTCGTACGTCGACACCGAGGGCGGTGAGCAGGTCGGCGTGATCCGCCGAACCCGCGGAATCTTTGCTGGCTGTCACGAATCAGACAGCAGCGGTGACCTGGCGGCCCTTGTAGGTGCCGCAGGACGGGCACGCGATGTGCGGGAGGGTCTTCTCACCGCAGGCACGGTTCGGGCAGGTGACCAGGGTCGGCGCGACGGCCTTCCACTGGCTGCGCCGCGACCGGGTGTTGGAACGGGACATCCGGCGCTTGGGAACAGCCACGGCTACTTCTCCTCTGTGTTTTCGCTGACCACGCGGGCATCGTCTGCCGCGGGAGCGGATCGGTCTGGGGTGGTGGAACCCTCAGCGGGGTCGCCGGTGCCGGGCGCGTCAGCGGCGAAATTCGCCAACTTGGCCCAGCGAGGGTCCAGTATCTCATGCCCATGATCAGGACCCGCAATCGCCATCCGCACACCGCACTCGGGGCACAGGCCCGCGCAGTCCGGGGTGCACAGCGGCTGCAGCGGAAGCTCCAGCCCGATGGCGTCGAGGATCACCGGCTCGAGATCGATGAGGTCGTCTTCCATGCGGTAGACCTCGTCGTCCTCGGTCGTCTGTTCGGTGGTGCTGTCCGGATACGCGAACAGCTCCGTCAGACGAATCTCGACCTGGTCGTCGAACGGTTCGAGGCAGCGCGAGCACTCCCCGACCGTCGGCCCGGACACCGTGCCGGTGACCAGCACGCCTTCCGAGACGGCCTGCAACTGCAGGTCGAGTTCCACCGCGGCGTCGGCCGGGATGGCGATCAGGTCCAGACCCAGCCGCTCATGGTCGGTGACGGTACGACGCAGCTCCCGCATGGTTCCCGGCCTGCGGCCGAGACTGCGGACATCCAGCACGAAGCCGGCGTCGGACACAGGACCACTGGTCTTGTGCGGACGCGACGGCGAACCGGAGGCGGCGGGCATCACTGACTCACTTACTTCTGAGGGGATTTGGGCAACCACTCAACAGTACGGCAGGACCCCGCCCGAACTCAAAACGCCCGGCTGCTCAGCGCCGGTGCTCGGCGGCGTATTCCGGGTAGTCGACCGCCGGACCACCCCGCATCTGCGCGCGGCCGCGGCTGATCGAGCGCCGCGTGGTGCTGAGGGTCTCCTCCATCTCGGCGAGCCTGCCGCCGAAATCGGCCATCCGCTCGTCGACGTAGTCGTCACACTCGGCGCGGACCCGGTCGGCCTCGGCCTGGGCGGTGTCGATGAGCCGGGCCGACTCGGCGTGCGCGGCCCGCACGACCTCGGTCTGGGCAACCAGCCTGGCCTGCTCGGCCTTGCCGTCGGCCACCGAGCGCTCGTAGGAGTCCTTACCGGCCTGGATGGCCCGGTCGGCGTCGATCTGGGCGCGGCCGGTGAGCTCGTCGTACTCGGCGTTGCCGTCGGCGATCACCTGCTCGGCCTCGGACTGCGCGGTCGCGACCAGGCGGTCGGCGTGCGCGGTGGCCTCGGCGACCATGCGGTCGGCGTGCGCCTTGGCGTCGGACAGGATCCGGTCGGCCTCGGCGCGGGCGTTCTCGATGGTGGTGCGGGCCTGCTCGTTGGCCGAGTTCACGGTGGTCTCGGCGCCGGTGCGGGCGTCGCCGACGATCTTGTCGCGGTGATCGAGGACGTCCTGGGCGTCGTCGAGCTCACCGGGCAGGGCGTCGCGGACGTCGTCGAGCAGTTCGAGGACGTCGCCGCGCGGCACGATGCAGCTGCGGGTCGGCGGGATGCCGCGCGCCTCTTCGACGATGGCGACCAGTTCGTCGAGCGCTTCGAATACGCGATACATGCTCACTACCCTCCTGCTGACTCACGGCGAAACCCACTACCGCCGACGCCCAGTGTGCCCGTCGGCGGCGCGTGTTCCGAATGTCGTCGCGGTGTGTCGCGACAGTGTCCAAGATCGCATCGATATCAAGTGGAGTGAATCCCTCCACTTCCGCTACCATCGGAAGGCACGACAACGCCGTCCGCCGGGAAGCACTGCACGTTCTCCGCTGTTGTACTCCTCGACGCTCGTTCATTGCGATCGGAGTCGACCATGACCGTTCTGGAAACACCGAGAACCTCGGTGTCGCACGTCGCGGGCATGTTCGCACCCTGGGCAGGCCCGTTCCCCGCGGTCGTTCCCGTGGAGCCGGTGCCGAGCCTGCGCCCCCAGTTCGAGCGGGCGCTCACCTACCTGCGCGGCGACCGCGCCTTTCCCCAGCTCATCCGCTTCGCCCTGGTCGGCGGTTCCAGCAATATCGCCTACGTGCTGCTGTTCTTCGCCATGCACGGGGTGGGGCCGCTGATCGCGAATGTGGCGGGGTCGGTGGTCAGCACCGTCATCGCCAACGAGCTGCACCGCCAGCTCACCTTCCACGCCGCGGACCGGGTCACCTGGTTCACCGCCCAGTGGGAAGGCGGCGGACTGGCCCTGCTCGGCCTCGGCATCACCACGGCCGGCCTGGCCGCCCTCGGCGTGTGGGCGCCCGGCCTCGGTGACAGCGTGCAGGCACTGGCCGTGCTCGCCATCACCGCCGCCGTCGGCGGTATGCGCTTCCTCGCGCTGCGCGGCTTGGTCTTCTGATCCGCCTCTCCGCGACTCTGGCCAGATTCAGGCGGGAATCACGGCGCGTCGGCGGCCGACGGAGAGCGGTGAGTGATCGTCGCCCGTCCCCGGCGAGTTACCCATGTGCTGCTGAGATCAGCTCCGGCGTTCGGCGAGGCGGTCGAGGAGGCGCTTGTGGACCGCGGGCGGGAGCATGTCGCTCACATTGCCGCCGTAGGCCGCGACTTCCTTCACCAGGGAGCTGGACAGGAAGCTCAGGGCCGGGTTGGTGGCGATGAAGAAGGTGTCGACGCCGGCCAGCTTGTGGTTCATCTGCGCCATCTGGAGTTCGTAGCCGAAGTCGCCCGCGTCGCGCAGGCCCTTCACGATGGCGCCGACGCCCTCCTGCTTGGCGAAGTCCACCAGCAGACCCTGCCAGGAGGCGACCCGCACATTGGGCAGGTGGGCGACCGACTCACGCAGCAGTTCGATGCGCTCGTCGACGGTGAACATGCCCTGTTTCTTGGGGTTCACCATCACCGTGACGATCACTTCGTCGAACTGCGCGGCCGCGCGGGCGAAGACATCGAGGTGACCGTTGGTGACCGGGTCGAAGGAGCCGGGGCACAGTGCTGCAGCCATGCTCAGACGCTAGCACCGAATTCGGCGAGCTCGATTCTGGTCTCCCCGTATTTGCGCGGCTTCAGCGCCGCATAGCCTGCGGGCCAGGCGATCTCGGGCGACCGGATGGACCGCTCGACGATCACCAGCGCGTCGGGCGCGAGCCAGCCGTTGGCCGCCAGCGCGGTCAGGTCGGCGAGCACGTCGGTGGTGCTCACGTCGTAGGGCGGGTCGGAGAACACCACGTCGAACGCGGTGGGCGCGGGGTGCGCCAGCACCGAACCGACCGTGCCGAGGCGCAACTCGGCGCCGGGCAGGCCGAGCTCGGCGATATTGGCGCGCACCACCGCGGCCGCCTTGCGATCGGACTCGATCAGCAGGGCGTGCGCGGCCCCGCGCGAGAGTGCCTCCAGGCCGAGCGCGCCCGACCCCGCGTACAGGTCGACCACCCGCGCGCCGTCGAGATCCAGGCGCGCGTCGATCGCGCTGAACAGGGCTTCGCGCACCCGGTCCGAGGTGGGCCGGGTACCGGCGGGCGGCACCTTCAGCCGCCGCCCGCCCGCCGTACCCGCGACGATGCGCGTCATTCCGACTCGCGCGCAGCCAGTTCCACCAGCAGATCGCCGCCCTCGACCTGCTGCACCTTGGCCGTCGCGATGCGGCCGACGATGCCGCCGCGCGGCGCGGTGATGGCGGCCTCCATCTTCATGGCCTCGATGGTGCCGATGGTGTCGCCCGCGTGGATCTCGTCGCCTTCGGTCACCGCCAGGGTGACGACACCGGCGAACGGCGCCGCGATGTGGCCGGAGTTGTTCTTGTCGGCCTTCTCCGCCGCGGGCACCTCGGAGGCGATGGCCCGGTCCCGCACCGCGACCGGGCGCAGCTGCCCGTTCATGATGCACATGACGGTGCGCATGCCCTTCTCGTCCGGCTCGGAGATCGCCTCGAGGCCGATGAGCAGCGTGACGCCCTTCTCCAGCTGCACCCGGTGCTCCTCGCCGCGGCGCAGACCGTAGAAGAACTGGTTCTCCGACAGGCCGGTGGTGTCGCCGTACTTCTCCCGGTGCGCGAGGAACTCCGCGGTCGGGCCGGGGAACAGCAGCCGGTTCAGGGTGCCGCGACGCTCCAGCGAGGTGCCGTCGAGACCGGCCTGATCGGCCGCGGTCAGCGGGGTCTCCGGCTTGGGCTCGTTGCGCCCGGCCAGCGCCTTGCTGCGGAACGGCTCCGGCCAGCCACCGGCGGGCTCGCCCAGCTCCCCGCGCAGGAAGCCGATCACCGAGTCCGGGATGTCGTAGCGGCCCGGATCGGCGGCGAAGTCCTCGATGCCGACGCCGGTGCCGACCAGCGCCAGCGCCAGGTCACCGACGACCTTCGACGACGGGGTCACCTTGATCAGGCGGCCCAGCAGCCGGTCGGCCGCGGCGTACTTGGCCTCGACCTCCTCGAACCGGTCGCCCAGCCCCAGCGCGATGGCCTGCTGCCGCAGGTTCGACAGCTGACCACCCGGGATCTCGTGGGTGTAGACGCGGCCGGTCGGCGCGGGCAGACCCGACTCGAACGGCGCGTACACCTTGCGCAGCGCCTCCCAGTACGGCTCCAGATCGCAGACGTTCTGCAGGTTCAGCCCGGTGTCGTGCTCGGTGTGCGCGGCGGCGGCCACGATGGCCGACAGCGCGGGCTGGGAGGTGGTGCCCGCCATCGCGGCGCTGGCGCCGTCGACCGCGTCGGCACCGGCCTGCCAGGCCGCCAGGTAGGTGGCCAGCTGACCGCCGGGGGTGTCGTGGGTGTGCACGTGCACCGGAAGATCGAAGTTGCTGCGCAGCGCGGTGACCAGCTTCGCCGCGGCGGGCGCGCGCAGCAGACCGGCCATGTCCTTGATCGCGAGCACGTGCGCGCCCGCGTCGACGATCTGCTCGGCCAGCTTCAGGTAGTAGTCGAGGGTGTAGAGCGACTCGTTCGGGTCGAGCAGGTCACCGGTGTAGGACAGCGCGACTTCGGCGACGGCCGTGCCGGTCTCGCGCACCGCGTCGATGGCCGGGCGCATCTGGTCGACATTGTTGAGCGCGTCGAAGATGCGGAAGATGTCGATGCCGGTGGTCGCCGCCTCGGACACGAACGCGCGGGTGACCTGCTCCGGGTACGGCGTGTAGCCGACGGTGTTGCGGCCGCGCAGCAGCATCTGCAGGCAGATGTTGGGCACGGCCTCGCGCAGCGCAGCCAGCCGCTCCCACGGGTCCTCGTGCAGGAAGCGCAACGCCACGTCGTAGGTGGCGCCGCCCCAGGCCTCGATCGAGAGCAGTTCCGGGGTGAGCCGCGCGACGTGCCCGGCGACGCCGAGCAGGCCGTTGGTGCGCACCCGGGTGGCCAGCAGCGACTGGTGCGCGTCGCGGAAGGTGGTGTCGGTGACGCCGAGCGCCTTCTGTTCGCGCAGGGCGCGGGCGAAGCCGTCGGGGCCGAGGGTGAGCAGGCGCTGGCGCGACCCGTCCGGCGGCGGCAGCGTCAGGTCGACGGCGGGCAGCTTGTCGTAGGGGTACACCGTGGTCGGGCGCTCACCGTGCGGCTTGTTGACGGTGACGTCGGCCAGGTAGCTCAGGATCTTGGTACCGCGGTCGGCCGAGCCGCGCGAGGTGAGCAGCTCGGGGCGCTCGTCGATGAACGAGGTGGTGACCCGGCCCGCCTGGAAGTCGGGATCGTCGAGCACCGCCAGCAGGAACGGGATGTTGGTCGTGACGCCACGGATGCGGAACTCGGCCAGCGCGCGCCGGGCGCGCGCGGCGGCGGCGGGCAGGTCGCGGCCGCGGCAGGTCAGCTTGACCAGCATCGAGTCGAAGTAGGCGCCGATCTCCGCGCCCAGGTTGGCGCCGCCGTCGAGGCGGATGCCCGCGCCGCCGGGGGTGCGGTAGGCGGTGATGCGGCCGGTGTCGGGACGGAAGCCGTTGGCCGGGTCCTCGGTGGTGATGCGGCA
It encodes the following:
- a CDS encoding substrate-binding domain-containing protein; amino-acid sequence: MGEFPVEIVLSTLGLLVATAAFLREFVFVGRKRLGYRVQMNTPASRIQLTDANGAAAPDATDPVSVVLIRIENYGSTVIEDDDYAAAESPRLLFPHHTIRALEVTERVTRTGQSVPTHSEALRDLAPSTGTDNVARIVLPSERLERGEHYKVLAVLTGPAPDPQDVNAEKVVRQAGSLKGGRFVETTSRSRREPALLGLSVFLALVVMVQLLATVLRGDPPPRDCAAGSLTIVGSTAMAPMIRRAAQTYEKTCTGAHFTFDFDGTEPGLRALATAGPTTGMLAIGDGSKGTSFETLTELPLALASFSLVVHPAVGVKDLTTQQIRDLYRGNIRNWSQIGGPDLPVVLIDRTAGSGTRRALEARLLEDNRKVFRYTSCVGMAAGGAQCEVDLTEEVAAFVAKIPGAVGYLETSAVRDGVRAVTVDGVSPTPTTIRSGDYEFTGVEYAYTHGPVAGDSLVAQFLDYLTRGKARLTMTEFGNIPCVDPVEPKFCTP
- a CDS encoding PHP domain-containing protein encodes the protein MATAAGPGPVAALREIAFWLERSRAETHRVKAYRRAADVVAGLTEAEQAARAREHSWRELPGIGPKTAAVIEQAWAGTVPDYLTELRGAAKPIGPDGAALRTLLRGDLHTHSDWSDGGSPIAEMMGVAAALGHEYCALTDHSPRLKVANGLSADRLLRQLDVIDELREQLAPFRILTGIEVDILDDGGLDQRADLLERLDVVVASVHSHLRADSATMTKRMVYAVADPNVDVLGHCTGRLVTGGRGTRPESTFDAEVVFEACRTYGTAVEINCRPERRDPPGRLLALAVEMGCHFSIDTDAHAPGQLDWQGYGCERAVAHAVPAERVINTWPVDELLAWCATTTG
- a CDS encoding dihydrofolate reductase family protein encodes the protein MRKLTYFVASTIDGFIAAEDGTLDFFPVGGDHMPAIISQYPETLPTKVRESRGIAAGNLYFDTVVMGRKTHDFGVRTGTASPYEHLRQFVVSTTLPEAPAPGVELIADDPLGAVRALKREPGLGIWLCGGGELAQTLLPEIDQVFLKLHPVVLGTGRPLFGGGAKLPAPERFRVITSRVYADGVAFLKYGRIK
- the mutM gene encoding bifunctional DNA-formamidopyrimidine glycosylase/DNA-(apurinic or apyrimidinic site) lyase; the protein is MPELPEVEVVRRGLAEHAVGRVVDTVTVTHPRAVRRHLGGGADLAARLTGRTIEAARRRGKYLWLTFDEPGTALVVHLGMSGQMLVQPAGAPVEKHAHIRAALGDGTELRFVDQRTFGGWALAELVEIDGTVVPDVVAHIARDPLDPRFDREAVVAAVRAKNTEIKRVLLDQTVVSGIGNIYADEALWRAGLHGTRVAAELTRPVVRTLLDGVTAVMTEALAVGGTSFDALYVNVNGESGYFSRSLAAYGRENEPCDRCGSLLIREQFMNRSSFSCPKCQRKPRRR
- the rnc gene encoding ribonuclease III, whose translation is MTASKDSAGSADHADLLTALGVDVRPELLRLALTHRSYAYENGGLPTNERLEFLGDSVLGLSITERLYTEHPDKSEGELAKLRASVVNMHALAEVARGLGNGGLGQYLLLGKGEELTGGRDKPSILADGMESLLGAVHLEHGIEVARGVVLRLFAELLERGPRMGAGLDWKTSLQELTAERGLGVPSYEITSTGPDHNKEFTATTVIAGRPYGSGVGRSKKEAEQKAAGAAYQALTDESATEAEA
- the rpmF gene encoding 50S ribosomal protein L32 yields the protein MAVPKRRMSRSNTRSRRSQWKAVAPTLVTCPNRACGEKTLPHIACPSCGTYKGRQVTAAV
- a CDS encoding YceD family protein gives rise to the protein MPAASGSPSRPHKTSGPVSDAGFVLDVRSLGRRPGTMRELRRTVTDHERLGLDLIAIPADAAVELDLQLQAVSEGVLVTGTVSGPTVGECSRCLEPFDDQVEIRLTELFAYPDSTTEQTTEDDEVYRMEDDLIDLEPVILDAIGLELPLQPLCTPDCAGLCPECGVRMAIAGPDHGHEILDPRWAKLANFAADAPGTGDPAEGSTTPDRSAPAADDARVVSENTEEK
- a CDS encoding DivIVA domain-containing protein — its product is MYRVFEALDELVAIVEEARGIPPTRSCIVPRGDVLELLDDVRDALPGELDDAQDVLDHRDKIVGDARTGAETTVNSANEQARTTIENARAEADRILSDAKAHADRMVAEATAHADRLVATAQSEAEQVIADGNAEYDELTGRAQIDADRAIQAGKDSYERSVADGKAEQARLVAQTEVVRAAHAESARLIDTAQAEADRVRAECDDYVDERMADFGGRLAEMEETLSTTRRSISRGRAQMRGGPAVDYPEYAAEHRR
- a CDS encoding GtrA family protein encodes the protein MTVLETPRTSVSHVAGMFAPWAGPFPAVVPVEPVPSLRPQFERALTYLRGDRAFPQLIRFALVGGSSNIAYVLLFFAMHGVGPLIANVAGSVVSTVIANELHRQLTFHAADRVTWFTAQWEGGGLALLGLGITTAGLAALGVWAPGLGDSVQALAVLAITAAVGGMRFLALRGLVF
- the coaD gene encoding pantetheine-phosphate adenylyltransferase, which codes for MAAALCPGSFDPVTNGHLDVFARAAAQFDEVIVTVMVNPKKQGMFTVDERIELLRESVAHLPNVRVASWQGLLVDFAKQEGVGAIVKGLRDAGDFGYELQMAQMNHKLAGVDTFFIATNPALSFLSSSLVKEVAAYGGNVSDMLPPAVHKRLLDRLAERRS
- the rsmD gene encoding 16S rRNA (guanine(966)-N(2))-methyltransferase RsmD, translated to MTRIVAGTAGGRRLKVPPAGTRPTSDRVREALFSAIDARLDLDGARVVDLYAGSGALGLEALSRGAAHALLIESDRKAAAVVRANIAELGLPGAELRLGTVGSVLAHPAPTAFDVVFSDPPYDVSTTDVLADLTALAANGWLAPDALVIVERSIRSPEIAWPAGYAALKPRKYGETRIELAEFGASV
- a CDS encoding pyruvate carboxylase → MFSKVLVANRGEIAIRAFRAAYELGIGTVAVFPHEDRNSVHRLKAAESYQIGEEGHPVRAYLSIEAIIEAAKSAGADAIYPGYGFLSENPDLAAACEREGITFIGPSASVLEMAGNKATAIAAAKAAGLPVLKSSEPSADIDALLTASQEFEYPIFVKAVAGGGGRGMRRVAAPEQLRESIEAASREAESAFGDPTVFLEQAVVNPRHIEVQILADQHGNVMHLFERDCSLQRRHQKVIELAPAPNLDPALRERICADAVAFARQIGYSNAGTVEFLLDERGNHVFIEMNPRIQVEHTVTEEITDVDLVQSQLRIASGETLADLGLSQDKVSIRGAALQCRITTEDPANGFRPDTGRITAYRTPGGAGIRLDGGANLGAEIGAYFDSMLVKLTCRGRDLPAAAARARRALAEFRIRGVTTNIPFLLAVLDDPDFQAGRVTTSFIDERPELLTSRGSADRGTKILSYLADVTVNKPHGERPTTVYPYDKLPAVDLTLPPPDGSRQRLLTLGPDGFARALREQKALGVTDTTFRDAHQSLLATRVRTNGLLGVAGHVARLTPELLSIEAWGGATYDVALRFLHEDPWERLAALREAVPNICLQMLLRGRNTVGYTPYPEQVTRAFVSEAATTGIDIFRIFDALNNVDQMRPAIDAVRETGTAVAEVALSYTGDLLDPNESLYTLDYYLKLAEQIVDAGAHVLAIKDMAGLLRAPAAAKLVTALRSNFDLPVHVHTHDTPGGQLATYLAAWQAGADAVDGASAAMAGTTSQPALSAIVAAAAHTEHDTGLNLQNVCDLEPYWEALRKVYAPFESGLPAPTGRVYTHEIPGGQLSNLRQQAIALGLGDRFEEVEAKYAAADRLLGRLIKVTPSSKVVGDLALALVGTGVGIEDFAADPGRYDIPDSVIGFLRGELGEPAGGWPEPFRSKALAGRNEPKPETPLTAADQAGLDGTSLERRGTLNRLLFPGPTAEFLAHREKYGDTTGLSENQFFYGLRRGEEHRVQLEKGVTLLIGLEAISEPDEKGMRTVMCIMNGQLRPVAVRDRAIASEVPAAEKADKNNSGHIAAPFAGVVTLAVTEGDEIHAGDTIGTIEAMKMEAAITAPRGGIVGRIATAKVQQVEGGDLLVELAARESE